A single genomic interval of Schistocerca americana isolate TAMUIC-IGC-003095 chromosome 2, iqSchAmer2.1, whole genome shotgun sequence harbors:
- the LOC124596177 gene encoding proline-rich protein 2-like isoform X2, whose protein sequence is MRATVAALLLCLVVSACRSQETPPGPPGPTDGPQPTGPPGPPTGGPDPTGQPTGGPEPTGPPGTPTGGPEPTGEPQPTGGPQPTGGPEPTGQPGPPPLF, encoded by the exons ATGAGGGCGACAGTGGCAGCTCTTCTCCTGTGTCTTGTG GTATCAGCATGCCGCAGCCAAGAGACTCCACCTGGTCCTCCTGGACCAACTGATGGGCCACAACCAACTGGTCCACCAGGCCCACCAACCGGAGGTCCTGATCCAACAGGTCAACCTactggaggtcctgaaccaactggACCACCAGGAACACCAactggaggtcctgaaccaactggAGAGCCCCAACCAACTGGAGGGCCACAACCAACTGGTGGGCCTGAACCCACTGGACAACCAGGGCCGCCTCCCCTGTTTTAG
- the LOC124596178 gene encoding proline-rich protein 2-like, which translates to MRATVAALLVCLVVSACRSQETPPGPPGPTDGPQPTGPPGPPTGGPDPTGQPTGGPEPTGPPGPPTGGPEPTGEPQPTGGPQPTGGPEPTGQPGPPPLF; encoded by the exons ATGAGGGCGACAGTGGCAGCTCTTCTCGTGTGTCTTGTG GTATCAGCATGCCGCAGCCAAGAGACTCCTCCTGGCCCTCCTGGACCAACTGATGGGCCACAACCAACTGGTCCACCAGGCCCACCAACCGGAGGTCCTGATCCAACAGGTCAACCTactggaggtcctgaaccaactggACCACCAGGCCCACCAactggaggtcctgaaccaactggAGAGCCCCAACCAACTGGAGGGCCACAACCAACTGGTGGGCCTGAACCAACTGGACAACCAGGGCCGCCTCCCCTGTTTTAG